The sequence GTGTTTTACAGTGTCTTCACTCAGGATTGTGCTTCTGGGGAAGAGTGATGACAAGAAGAATGTAGTGGGTAACATGATCCTACAGAAACAGGCTTTTAAGTCTAAAAAGCAATGTGAGTCAGCCAGGGGGAAGGTGAAGGGCAAGTCTGTTACTGTTGTAAAGACTCCAGACTTATTTTCTCTGACTGTGGAGTCCCTGATGCAGGAGATGGAGAAATGTAAGTCCCTCTCTGCCCCTGGGCCTCATGGGATCCTGCTGGTGTTGAAGCCTGAGAAGTTCAAAGAGGAGAACAGAAAAACATTGAAGTTCATCCTGAGCACATTTGGTAAAGAGGCCTTCAAGCACTCAATGGTGATCATTACTCACAAGGAAGTTGCAGAAATCCTCATCTGAGACAAATGGTCAGAGAATGTGGAGGAAGGCATCACGAAATTATCAAACAAGGAAGTCACCACAAAGAGTTAACTGAAAAGATCGACAAGATGGTAGAGGAGAATGAATGGAGATACCTCACCTCCAATGAAGAGACGACACATGATACCATGACACCAAAGGCTCAGAGACTGAACGTGGTGCTGTGTGGCAGAAGAGGAGATGGGAAGACTTCTATAGCCAATGCCTTACTGGGTCAGAGACAGTCCAGTCCAAAGTCAGCTCTTCCTCAGTgtgtgaagagaggaggagaggtgtgtgGTCGGCGGTCACCCTCATCGAGCTGCCTGCTCTGTATGGAACACATCTCACTCAGGAGGAAGTGATGCGTGAGACTTTCCGCTGTGTTCTCTCTGTGACTCCGGAGTCCATGCTTTCCTCCTGGTCGTACCTTTTGGTCCACTCACTGATGAAGACAAAGGAGAGTTAAAGACCATCCAGAAGGTTTTCAGCTCACGAGTCAATGACTTTGTCATGGTCCTGTTTAGACATGATTGCATTCCATTTGATGAAACTGCAGTTGACTTTGTGGAACAAAATGCAGACACAAAGCAACTGATCAAGAAATGCGGAGGGCGGTATAAAATCTTTGACGCTTTGAAGATTGAGAACGCCAAGCAGACGCTTGTAGCAGAAATAGTCCAAATGATGGATCAAAACAAGACATGCTACACTCTGTACATGTACATGGAGGCTAAGCATCAATCAGAACTGGACGAAAAGAACAGAAGAATCAAGGATTTAGAGCAGAAAATCAGCAACATGTCACAAGGTGAGTTTGTTGAACACAGGGATGAACAAATATTGGGCAGTGATTGGgaaagcaagcatttcacagtatGAATCTTCTATGTTGATTTCAATATCAGTTCATGCAGTAATTAACATTATTTTATGATCATTTATTGTTTAATTTGTAGGTGCTGAAATGGAGCGCTCCAGCACAGAGTGCGTGAGGGTGGTGCTGATTGGGAAAACTAGAAATGGGAAGAGCGCCTCCGCAAACACTATCCTGGGTAGAGTTGCATTTGAGTCTGAATCCAGCACTGACTCTGTGACAACGGTTTGCAAGAAGGCAGTCGGAAAAGTTGATGGAAGAACAGTTGCTGTGGTGGACACCCCTGGCCTTTTTGACACAACATTGTCTAATAAAGATGTTCAGCAAGAGATAGTGAAATGTGTTTCCCTGTCAGCTCCTGGACCCCATGTATTTATCATAGTATTGAGTATCGGGAGAATCACGCAAGAGGAGCTGGACACTTTGGACCTCATAGAGACAACCTTTGGTCCACGGGCAGGAATGTTCTGCTTAGTTCTGTTTACTAGAGGAGATGACTTGGAAAATAAATCAATTCAAGATTACATTGGGAAAAGCACGAATGCCAAACTGAAAAAACTGATCAGAGATTGTGGAGACAGACTCCATGTCTTCAACAACAGAGGTAAAGATGACCGCACACAGGTCACTGAGCTTCTTAAGAAGATTAACGAAATGGTGTCCACGAACAAGGGCTGTTTCTACACCAATGAGATGTTCCAGGAGGCAGAGGCAGCCATTAAACAGAAACAGGAAGAAatactgaaggagagagagatggagattaaGGCTGACATGGAGAAACTGAAGGTCAGCCATGAAACAGCCATGGAAAAGATTAAGTCAAAGTTGGAAGAAGAGAGATTGAAAGTTCAGGAGGAAAGAAAGCAGAGAGAaaacatgttgagagagagagaggaagctattaGAAAAGAGCATGAAGAAAAGGAGAAAGCAGAGAAGGAAAAAAGAAAGTTGAAGGACAAGAAAAAGAAAGAAGATGAAAAGTTGAAAAAAGAAATATGGGACACAGAAAAAGACAAGATGGAAAAAGAGATACAATCTCAGAAAAAAAGGTTGGAAAACCAacaaagagaaaaggagagagaatatAAAATTAGAATGAAACAacagagaaaggaagagaaagacaaagaagAATTGGTTAAAAATCAAGAAAGGCAGTTTGCTGAACTGAAAAGGAAACAGGATGAAGaaatggaaaagagagagaaagaagaggatgagaggaggaaacatgaagagaaagaaagacaagaGTGGCAAAGCAAAATAGAGGAAGCAGAGAAAGGTCAAACAGAACTCCAAGCGGTCATGCGTAGAGAAAAAGATGAATGGGAGGAACAGttgaagaaagaaagagatagacaGCAGGAAGAAGACAGGCTGAGGAGACAGAAGGAGGTAGAAACTCTTGGAGAACAAGATAAAAAACAGAGGAGATTGAGAGAGGAgtttgaaagagagagggaacaagagaGAATAAAGATGAAGGAATTAGAAGAtcagagagaaaaagagcagaaagaaagagaaaaaatagaaaaagattttgaagaaaagaggagagagttgACAGACAAAATTACAATGCAGAAAGATCAGTGggagagagaacatagagaggaACAGGAAAGAAGATTTAAACAGGATGAAAATAGAAAAATGGAGGAGGAGCAAAAATCAAGAAAATGCAACaagaagagaaaagaaagaaagagaaggaagATGAAGCCAGGAAAGAAAAAGAAGAGAAGAAAATGAAGGAAATGGAGGAAGAGTATGAAAGGAAAACAAAAGAAAGTATGGGTAAATATGAAGAAGAGGCCAGAACACAAGCAGAGGAATTAAACTACCTTAGAGAGCTATGTAAAAATTACCAAATAAAAAAGTTTGAACAATTTAAAGAAAAGaagaaacaattaataaaaaagcACAAAGAGGAGTGTGATGAAATAAATGCTCTATATGGTCATGATGAAACAATACTGACTGATAAAATCAAGAAATTGGAGGAAAAGCACAAAGTAGAGATGAAAAAGTTGTTAAATCCATACAAATCATGTGAAATACTGTGAGAGTccaatggcctggctagggtgccacacgataccATGTATGGGGATGCTATTGtggtagatgagtgacactcaataatggttggcagcTGATGGACAGAAGTAgctcggagagcattatataaactgagagattttctatggaagtcattcgGATGACAAGAGGCACGTACCGCCTGTCACATGAATCCAGTACTGAATTAAATAATGATAaatcaactctccatctgtgTCCCATATTCTCTCACATCCTGAAGTActcgataccagagaaactcgtcataacagtTAACAAACAAAATGACAATGCAGAAAGATCAGTGggagagagaacatagagaggaACAGGAAAGAAGATTTCTAGAGGATGAAAATAGAAAAATGGAGGAGGAGCAAAAAAATCAAAAACTGGTTACCatcgtaattagagcagtaaaatatttttggggtcatacccgtggtatatggtctgatataccacggcttccagtcaatcagcattcagggcttaaaCCACCCAGTTTCTTATAACTAATGATCATTGTAACTTAATACctgaaatgtaaatatatttttaaactgcAGCGAAAGGAGCAGCAGTTTGAACCAAAGATATTGCGGAGTAAGCGTGATGCAAGAGGCTAGACTCCCACACAGAGCATCTGCGGCTGCGTGCTTGTCCATGATGCTTCACTTCACTCTCCTGTGATGTGATAGCTACCTGATCTACAGAACTTCAGATACTATTTTGAATAGATGTTCTCTGTCCTAGAACTACATGTACATCAGTACATAAAGGGGAATTGTCCAAAACTCCATTTATGGTTTCTGAACCTATTTGTTGGAACTGTTTATTACCCTTGTTCAAAGCCCTTTCCTTTCCTTGGACAGATCAGACAGGTCATGACTCATGAAAGTAAAGATGTTGCTGGATTGTTGATGTCATTTCTTTATCAACGTGCCAGGGTGTCATTTTCCAAAAGTCTGAAATTAGTTAACAGTCTCCATTCAAGGACACTGTCAATTACACTAAATACTAATACCCACAATATACACGTCATAAAGAAGCAGTCCGGGACAGAAAAGTGCTTCATTTTTTTATTACAAAATGATAGACCAGCACATCTACAGAAAACAATGTCATCTTTACATGAAGCGTTAGCAAAGTATATTGAAGGCCTACTAAAGTCAAATAAATAAATGGTGTGCAGTACATGATGGTGTTGATACAAATACACCATTTATAAAATACTCCACTTGTCATTGAATCATGGCCAAGAGGAGACATGGAAATTAATAACAAAACATAACTAATAGAAATGAATATGCATATTTTCCTTAAAATAGGGTTTGTACATCAAACTTGAATACAAACTGGATAATGATGAAGAGGAGTATGATGGTGGTGTAAAAGCCGAGATAATGCTCAGTTTTGTTGAGTTCATATGTTTCATGTTTCTAGTATGTATGATCCTAGTATGTATGATCCTAGTATGTATGATCCTAGATCCTAGTATGTATGATCCTAGTATGTATGAGCCTAGTATGTATGAGCCTAGTATGTATGATCCTAGTATGTATGAGCCTAGTATGTATGAGCCTAGTATGTATGAGCCTAGTATGTATGAGCCTAGTATGTATGATCCTAGTATGTATGAGCCTAGTATGTATGATCCTAGTATGTATGATCCTAGTATGTATGATCCTAGATCCTAGTATGTATGATCCTAGTATGTATGTTCCTAGTATGTATGATCCTAGTATGTATGATCCTAGTATGTATGATCCTAGATCCTAGTATGTATGATCCTAGTATGTATGATCCTAGTATGTATGATCCTAATATGTATGATCCTAGATCCTAGTATGTATGATCCTAGTATGTATGTTCCTAGTATGTATGATCCTAGTATGTATGATCCTAGTATGTATGATCCTAGTATGTATGATCCTAATACGTTTATATTTGTTGTTTactgcatttattttttacttaacagtaCGTTCTAAATAGTATTTAGTATGATGACAGATTTCGTACACACCCATTGCCTTCCAGACCTGTACTGGCAGCCACTGCCTTGCTTTTATTTGTTGATTTCATATGTTTAACTTTTATATCTGTGACTGTGCTTTATATATTCTGATGCTATTTCTGTCTTTGTGTTGTTCAAACCAGAGAATAAAAGACAAATCAACAAATGTGTTTTGTGTTTATTTCTTCCTTTCACTTCATAGCTGTTCCCATAGCCTTGTTTAAAACACAGCTGAGTTCTTTTAAACTTGGAGGAGGTCCCCAATAGAGATTATCCATTGAAAATGTATTGTAGTCCAGGACTAGGGTTAATGAATGTGTGGGAACACGGCCCTACATGTGAAAACTAAGATAAAACTGCATTGCTGTTTTACCCAAAGCTGTTTTAAAACCTTTTTGAGAAAATTGATTTCAGTGAGCAGTTAATCTAAAGTAGCATCGGTAGTCCATTCCCTAGCCGAGAAGGTCTTAACTCTCTTCAACCAGCAGAAACACCAGAAACCAAATATTTACAAGACGACATCTGCAATTCAGGGGATATTTCCCTCAAGGTGTAGCCAACTGCTGCTGACAGTTTTAAAAGCAGGTAGCAAGCAGGGGAGAATGTAATGACTACCTGAACCCAGTGTGTGTGCTCCGTCTGGTGACAGTTGAAAAACAAGAGGGCTCCATCACCAACGGCGGCAGCTAAAGCAAACTGACACCTGTGAAATACAGTTGTATTTTCCTTCTATGCTTCTCAGTCAGAAGGTTTGTAATATACTGAACTGTACGTTCATTTGGTTTCAGCACTTTAATGAGGGCTGGATGGAGCTCTGGCAATTCAATGTCCAGTCCAAGACACAGTGCCTTTCGTAATTAATGGGACATTGCCCCtcctgttgctcagttggtagagcatggcgcttgcaacgcaagggttgtgggttcgtttcccacggggggccagtatgaaaaatgtatgcactcactaactctaagttgctctggataagagtgtctgctaaattactaaaaatgtcaattggatcactaaaaaaatgAAGCATTTTGTTATTATATTggctatgaggttaaagtgcagactgtcagctttaatttgagggtattttcatccatatcaggtgaaccgttaAGCAATGACAGCACGtgttgtacatagtccccccattttaggagaccaaaagtattgggacaaatttgagtgagaaagttagacgcacagaCAAGACATTGGGGGGTGACTcgacattatttaccattcatttgtattgggcacaaaataatctgaaacacaaccaaaacaaacagcaaatgcatccaacacattTGTAGAGTCAAAAGCTTGATGTTGACATTGAGTGGTATAAgcatgggaccaaatactttttactactttaatacacatataagtgaatttgtcccaatacttttggtaccCTGAAATGGAAAAACGATgttcaaaaagtgctgtaatttctaaactgtCAACCTCtaatggatgaaaataccctcaaattaaagctggcTTTAACACATAGCCATTTTTTGATTTCAAATCCTAACTTTTGGAGTATGGAgacaacattttttaaatgcttcactgtcccattaattacggagggcactgtaCAAGAAAACCATGAAATATGTGTAAATAATATGAGTCCATGGCTGAGTGGAAAATCGTGTTATGTCTTCTACATCTGAGTCTATATAATGTTTCAGTCAGCTTTCAGTCGTAAGAAAAGCCATGTCGTGATATTGATACTTCTTCTGACTTCCTGGATACGCCTACAATGGACTTCCCACACCGCTGGCTCCCACTGCTGACACCACTGGTGAATTCAGGGATGACCAGCGCTGAATTATTATCTCTAAAATGCTGAACGTTTGCTAATATGACATACATTTCAGACagcaatggctttttactgtgTTTTCATGTGAGTTTTCACACGTTATCAGAGAAACTGTGATATATTGGTTACGTCATTGTGTACTGTGGGTATTAATGCATGTTTCCATAAGAAAAATAGCAGCTTGTTTCAAAACGTTTTATTTGGAACTTTAAAAAATATCTAACCAGGGAAGGGTTTGAGGTTGACAGGTTTTAGAAAAGCTATGAAAACAACATTAAATACACTCAAGATAGACTATGTTCACAAAACACTGGAAATTGACAATGTACAACCACAGAAAACATACCAACATACTGACAGTCTTCAAGTATGCTAGCTACCCCTATTCTACAAACACATTACAGAGGATTTCTTCTACAGATAAACATAGTTTTTAATGCGCACCTTTCACACAGACTTCTATGGGACCATAAAACCTAGAG comes from Coregonus clupeaformis isolate EN_2021a unplaced genomic scaffold, ASM2061545v1 scaf2874, whole genome shotgun sequence and encodes:
- the LOC121581667 gene encoding golgin subfamily A member 6-like protein 22; translated protein: MVLFRHDCIPFDETAVDFVEQNADTKQLIKKCGGRYKIFDALKIENAKQTLVAEIVQMMDQNKTCYTLYMYMEAKHQSELDEKNRRIKDLEQKISNMSQGAEMERSSTECVRVVLIGKTRNGKSASANTILGRVAFESESSTDSVTTVCKKAVGKVDGRTVAVVDTPGLFDTTLSNKDVQQEIVKCVSLSAPGPHVFIIVLSIGRITQEELDTLDLIETTFGPRAGMFCLVLFTRGDDLENKSIQDYIGKSTNAKLKKLIRDCGDRLHVFNNRGKDDRTQVTELLKKINEMVSTNKGCFYTNEMFQEAEAAIKQKQEEILKEREMEIKADMEKLKVSHETAMEKIKSKLEEERLKVQEERKQRENMLREREEAIRKEHEEKEKAEKEKRKLKDKKKKEDEKLKKEIWDTEKDKMEKEIQSQKKRLENQQREKEREYKIRMKQQRKEEKDKEELVKNQERQFAELKRKQDEEMEKREKEEDERRKHEEKERQEWQSKIEEAEKGQTELQAVMRREKDEWEEQLKKERDRQQEEDRLRRQKEVETLGEQDKKQRRLREEFEREREQERIKMKELEDQREKEQKEREKIEKDFEEKRRELTDKITMQKDQWEREHREEQERRFKQDENRKMEEEQKSRKCNKKRKERKRRKMKPGKKKKRRK